In Prunus dulcis chromosome 2, ALMONDv2, whole genome shotgun sequence, a single genomic region encodes these proteins:
- the LOC117620222 gene encoding receptor-like serine/threonine-protein kinase At2g45590 translates to MPSRPPPSSPPVHHVHHRHLLLPLLTVTITLAFISLLSFLIFLYRKLSYNRTTPFDHHHSSATATPTTTPTTPTTATNTKKNNNNRFSYSAIRRATGSFSASNRLGHGGFGSVYKATLPSGQSLAVKLMDSTGSLQGEREFHNELSIALNLTNPHILSLHGFSTDRRGRKLLLVYELMPNRSLQEALLDRKCPELMVWKKRFSVVLDVARGLEYLHHVCDPPVIHGDVKPSNVLLDSDFKAKIGDFGLARLKTETEDQGELGGVVMVEEEGEEEEEEKEIGGKEKRDGDDNGSILEEESVSVSVSLSVVTTGLEDGRSPEFYAVRIGESEPAVASPEGGFDKASVESERDLGFGKRVRGSSGRDWWWKQDNGSGFGSESGRVKDYVMEWIGNEIKKERPKSEWIASPSSNGVNAEPKKKKKGLDWWASLDEESGKKKKDKNRKPREWWKEEFCEELTKKKKKKKRGLDSASGGGELWWQMEEDLGQERKKRKSKNKSSRGSIDWWLDGLGGEIRSGRRNSQDWGSTCGGDVPKSGGISSTPSMRGTVCYVAPEYGGGGQLSEKCDVYSFGVLVLVLISGRRPLQVTASPMSEFERANLISWARQLARNGKLLDLVDQSIHSLDKEEALLCITIALLCLQRTPGKRPTMKEIVGMLLGEAEPPHLPFEFSPSPPSNFPFKSRKKAR, encoded by the coding sequence ATGCCATCCCGACCTCCACCATCTTCCCCACCCGTCCACCACGTCCACCACCgccacctcctcctccctcTCCTGACCGTAACCATAACCCTAGCCTTTATCTCCCTACTCTCCTTCCTCATCTTCCTCTACCGCAAGCTCTCCTACAACCGCACGACGCCGTTCGACCACCACCATAGCAGCGCCACTGCCACACCCACCACCACTCCCACCACCCCCACCACCGCCACCAACACCAAGAAGAATAACAACAACCGGTTCTCTTACTCTGCTATCCGGCGAGCCACCGGTTCGTTCTCGGCGTCGAACCGGCTCGGCCATGGCGGGTTTGGGTCGGTCTACAAAGCCACACTCCCCTCCGGCCAATCCCTAGCCGTGAAGCTCATGGACTCCACTGGCTCTCTACAAGGCGAACGGGAGTTCCACAATGAACTCTCCATAGCTTTGAACCTCACCAATCCTCACATACTCTCTCTCCACGGCTTCTCCACCGACAGACGCGGACGGAAGCTCTTGTTGGTGTACGAGCTCATGCCGAATAGGAGCCTGCAGGAGGCTCTATTGGATCGCAAGTGTCCGGAGCTCATGGTTTGGAAGAAGAGGTTCAGTGTTGTGCTCGATGTGGCTCGTGGGCTCGAGTATTTGCACCATGTTTGTGATCCGCCGGTGATTCACGGGGATGTTAAGCCCAGTAATGTGTTGCTGGACTCGGATTTCAAAGCCAAGATTGGGGATTTTGGGTTGGCGAGGTTAAAGACGGAGACTGAAGATCAGGGTGAGCTTGGTGGAGTTGTGATGGTGGAGGAAgagggggaggaggaggaggaggagaaagagatTGGGggaaaggagaagagagacGGGGACGATAATGGGTCGATTTTGGAAGAGGAGAGTGTCAGTGTTAGTGTGAGTTTGAGTGTTGTGACAACTGGGCTTGAAGATGGTCGATCCCCGGAGTTTTATGCGGTGAGGATTGGGGAATCGGAGCCGGCGGTGGCCTCGCCGGAAGGCGGTTTTGATAAGGCGAGTGTTGAGAGTGAGAgggatttgggttttgggaaGAGGGTTAGGGGAAGTTCAGGCAGGGACTGGTGGTGGAAACAGGACAATGGAAGTGGATTCGGGTCTGAATCTGGGAGAGTCAAGGACTATGTGATGGAGTGGATTGGGAATGAGATTAAGAAGGAGAGGCCTAAAAGTGAGTGGATTGCGTCTCCTAGCTCGAATGGTGTCAATGCCGAgccgaagaagaagaagaagggattAGACTGGTGGGCGTCATTGGATGAAGAGAGTggtaagaagaagaaggataaGAATCGGAAGCCGAGGGAGTGGTGGAAGGAGGAGTTTTGTGAGGAGCTCactaagaaaaagaagaagaagaagaggggtCTTGATTCCGCTAGTGGTGGTGGAGAGTTGTGGTGGCAAATGGAAGAGGATTTGGGgcaagagaggaagaagaggaagagcaaAAACAAGAGCAGTAGAGGGAGTATTGATTGGTGGTTGGATGGATTGGGTGGTGAAATTAGAAGTGGGAGGAGGAATAGCCAAGATTGGGGTAGTACTTGTGGTGGTGATGTTCCAAAGAGTGGTGGTATTAGTAGCACACCAAGCATGAGAGGCACAGTTTGTTATGTTGCCCCTGAATATGGTGGCGGTGGGCAGCTCTCTGAGAAATGTGATGTCTATAGCTTTGGGGTATTGGTTTTGGTCTTGATTTCGGGTCGGAGGCCTCTTCAAGTCACGGCCTCCCCCATGTCAGAATTCGAAAGGGCCAATCTAATTTCATGGGCCAGGCAGCTTGCTCGAAATGGGAAGCTTTTGGATCTTGTCGACCAGTCTATACATTCTTTAGATAaggaagaggcattgctttgTATCACAATTGCATTGCTATGTCTGCAGAGAACACCGGGCAAGCGGCCAACGATGAAGGAGATTGTGGGGATGCTTTTGGGTGAAGCAGAGCCACCCCATTTGCCATTCGAGTTTTCACCTTCCCCGCCTTCCAATTTTCCGTTCAAGTCCCGGAAAAAGGCCCGGTGA